A genome region from Canis lupus dingo isolate Sandy chromosome 7, ASM325472v2, whole genome shotgun sequence includes the following:
- the METTL25B gene encoding methyltransferase-like protein 25B isoform X1, with the protein MRGEGRAGTPRLASVTCCAVLRPPGAPPPRGVATCDVRGASRLPRLPTAREGSPRGDWLRRSLRSARPAPDAAACPRDARRLGARPLSGAEEAAGCEPHPRAGALPLHRGRLHHRILYRQLVGHTPLLMAGSAGWTEPTTAGHAAAGDAWGRGSGQTPSEFLENPSQSSRLTAPFRKHVRAKKQHEIRRLGELVKKLSDLTGCTQVVDIGSGQGHLSRFMSLGLGLLVKSIEGDQRLVQRAQRLDQELLQALEKEEKRHPQVVRASPRYSPHHVVRWVEPTALCEELLLPLDTSPQSRARLLLTGLHACGDLSVTLLRHFSCPQVVALASVGCCYMKLSDPGGYPLSQWVAGLPGHELPYRLREGACHALEEYAERLQKSGPGLRTHCYRAALETVIRGAQPELRRPGVQGIPRVHELKIEEYVRQGLRRVGLDPQLPLNLAALQAHQAQENRVVAFFSLALLLAPLVETLILLDRLLYVQEQGFYAELLPIFSPALSPRNLVLVATKRPLGEAFSLLEMEDS; encoded by the exons ATGCGCGGGGAGGGGCGAGCCGGGACGCCGCGTCTCGCCTCTGTGACGTGCTGCGCGGTGCTCCGCCCCCCGGGGGCGCCCCCTCCGCGCGGCGTCGCGACCTGTGACGTCAGGGGCGCGTCCCGTCTTCCGCGCCTGCCGACTGCTAGGGAAGGGTCCCCGCGTGGGGACTGGCTCCGGCGCTCTCTCCGCTCAGCGCGCCCCGCTCCCGACGCCGCCGCCTGCCCCCGGGATGCCCGGCGTCTCGGCGCGCGGCCTCTCTCTGGAGCAGAGGAGGCAGCTGGCTGTGAACCTCACCCGCGTGCTGGCGCGCTACCGCTCCATCGTGGACGCCTACATCATC GAATTCTTTACAGACAACTTGTGGGGCACACTCCCTTGCTCATGGCAGGAAGCGCTGGATGGACTGAACCCACCACAGCTGGCCATGCAGCtgctggggatgcctggggaaGGGGAAGTGGTCAG ACTCCTTCGGAGTTCCTGGAGAACCCCAGCCAGAGCTCCCGGCTGACAGCTCCCTTCCGGAAACACGTCAGGGCCAAGAAGCAGCATGAGATCCGGAGGCTGGGGGAG CTGGTGAAGAAGCTGAGTGACCTCACGGGCTGCACCCAGGTTGTGGATATAGGTTCAGGCCAG GGCCATCTCTCCCGGTTCAtgtccctggggctggggctgctggtgaAGAGCATTGAGGGGGACCAGAGGCTGGTGCAGAGAGCCCAGCGCCTGGACCAGGAGCTCCTGCAGgctctggagaaggaagagaagaggcacCCACAG GTGGTCCGAGCCAGCCCTCGATACTCCCCACACCATGTGGTTAGGTGGGTAGAGCCTACGGCTCTGTGTGAAGAGCTTCTGCTTCCCTTGGACACCTCACCTCAGAGCAGGGCCCGTTTGCTGCTGACAGGCCTGCATGCCTGCGGGGATCTGAGCGTTACCTTGCTGAGGCACTTCTCCTGTCCTCAAGTGGTGGCCCTGGCTTCAGTGGGCTGCTGCTACATGAAGTTGAGTGACCCTGGTGGCTACCCACTGAGTCAATGGGTGGCTGGGCTGCCCGGCCACGAGCTGCCTTACAGGCTGCGGGAAGGAGCCTGCCACGCCCTGGAGGAGTATGCAGAGCGGCTGCAGAAATCAGGCCCTGGCCTCCGAACCCACTGCTACCGGGCAGCACTGGAGACCGTCATCCGGGGTGCCCAGCCCGAGCTGCGTCGGCCAGGCGTGCAGGGGATCCCCAGGGTCCACGAGCTGAAGATTGAAGA ATACGTGCGGCAGGGACTCCGGCGGGTGGGGCTGGATCCTCAGCTGCCACTGAATCTGGCTGCCCTTCAGGCCCACCAGGCCCAGGAGAACCGAGTGGTGGCCTTCTTCAGCCTGGCCTTGCTTCTGGCCCCACTGGTAGAGACACTGATTCTGCTGGACCGGCTGCTCTATGTTCAGGAGCAGG GCTTCTATGCTGAGCTCCTGCCGATCTTCAGTCCTGCACTCTCACCCAGAAACCTGGTTCTGGTGGCTACCAAGAGGCCCCTGGGTGAAGCCTTCTCTCTTCTGGAGATGGAAGACAGCTGA
- the METTL25B gene encoding methyltransferase-like protein 25B isoform X5, producing MQLLGMPGEGEVVRYRSVWPLSLLALKSTACALAFTRTPGFQTPSEFLENPSQSSRLTAPFRKHVRAKKQHEIRRLGELVKKLSDLTGCTQVVDIGSGQGHLSRFMSLGLGLLVKSIEGDQRLVQRAQRLDQELLQALEKEEKRHPQVVRASPRYSPHHVVRWVEPTALCEELLLPLDTSPQSRARLLLTGLHACGDLSVTLLRHFSCPQVVALASVGCCYMKLSDPGGYPLSQWVAGLPGHELPYRLREGACHALEEYAERLQKSGPGLRTHCYRAALETVIRGAQPELRRPGVQGIPRVHELKIEEYVRQGLRRVGLDPQLPLNLAALQAHQAQENRVVAFFSLALLLAPLVETLILLDRLLYVQEQGFYAELLPIFSPALSPRNLVLVATKRPLGEAFSLLEMEDS from the exons ATGCAGCtgctggggatgcctggggaaGGGGAAGTGGTCAG GTACAGGTCGGTGTGGCCACTTTCCCTGCTGGCCCTGAAGTCTACAGCCTGTGCCCTGGCCTTTACCCGGACACCTGGGTTTCAGACTCCTTCGGAGTTCCTGGAGAACCCCAGCCAGAGCTCCCGGCTGACAGCTCCCTTCCGGAAACACGTCAGGGCCAAGAAGCAGCATGAGATCCGGAGGCTGGGGGAG CTGGTGAAGAAGCTGAGTGACCTCACGGGCTGCACCCAGGTTGTGGATATAGGTTCAGGCCAG GGCCATCTCTCCCGGTTCAtgtccctggggctggggctgctggtgaAGAGCATTGAGGGGGACCAGAGGCTGGTGCAGAGAGCCCAGCGCCTGGACCAGGAGCTCCTGCAGgctctggagaaggaagagaagaggcacCCACAG GTGGTCCGAGCCAGCCCTCGATACTCCCCACACCATGTGGTTAGGTGGGTAGAGCCTACGGCTCTGTGTGAAGAGCTTCTGCTTCCCTTGGACACCTCACCTCAGAGCAGGGCCCGTTTGCTGCTGACAGGCCTGCATGCCTGCGGGGATCTGAGCGTTACCTTGCTGAGGCACTTCTCCTGTCCTCAAGTGGTGGCCCTGGCTTCAGTGGGCTGCTGCTACATGAAGTTGAGTGACCCTGGTGGCTACCCACTGAGTCAATGGGTGGCTGGGCTGCCCGGCCACGAGCTGCCTTACAGGCTGCGGGAAGGAGCCTGCCACGCCCTGGAGGAGTATGCAGAGCGGCTGCAGAAATCAGGCCCTGGCCTCCGAACCCACTGCTACCGGGCAGCACTGGAGACCGTCATCCGGGGTGCCCAGCCCGAGCTGCGTCGGCCAGGCGTGCAGGGGATCCCCAGGGTCCACGAGCTGAAGATTGAAGA ATACGTGCGGCAGGGACTCCGGCGGGTGGGGCTGGATCCTCAGCTGCCACTGAATCTGGCTGCCCTTCAGGCCCACCAGGCCCAGGAGAACCGAGTGGTGGCCTTCTTCAGCCTGGCCTTGCTTCTGGCCCCACTGGTAGAGACACTGATTCTGCTGGACCGGCTGCTCTATGTTCAGGAGCAGG GCTTCTATGCTGAGCTCCTGCCGATCTTCAGTCCTGCACTCTCACCCAGAAACCTGGTTCTGGTGGCTACCAAGAGGCCCCTGGGTGAAGCCTTCTCTCTTCTGGAGATGGAAGACAGCTGA
- the METTL25B gene encoding methyltransferase-like protein 25B isoform X4 has protein sequence MPGVSARGLSLEQRRQLAVNLTRVLARYRSIVDAYIIEFFTDNLWGTLPCSWQEALDGLNPPQLAMQLLGMPGEGEVVRYRSVWPLSLLALKSTACALAFTRTPGFQTPSEFLENPSQSSRLTAPFRKHVRAKKQHEIRRLGEGHLSRFMSLGLGLLVKSIEGDQRLVQRAQRLDQELLQALEKEEKRHPQVVRASPRYSPHHVVRWVEPTALCEELLLPLDTSPQSRARLLLTGLHACGDLSVTLLRHFSCPQVVALASVGCCYMKLSDPGGYPLSQWVAGLPGHELPYRLREGACHALEEYAERLQKSGPGLRTHCYRAALETVIRGAQPELRRPGVQGIPRVHELKIEEYVRQGLRRVGLDPQLPLNLAALQAHQAQENRVVAFFSLALLLAPLVETLILLDRLLYVQEQGFYAELLPIFSPALSPRNLVLVATKRPLGEAFSLLEMEDS, from the exons ATGCCCGGCGTCTCGGCGCGCGGCCTCTCTCTGGAGCAGAGGAGGCAGCTGGCTGTGAACCTCACCCGCGTGCTGGCGCGCTACCGCTCCATCGTGGACGCCTACATCATC GAATTCTTTACAGACAACTTGTGGGGCACACTCCCTTGCTCATGGCAGGAAGCGCTGGATGGACTGAACCCACCACAGCTGGCCATGCAGCtgctggggatgcctggggaaGGGGAAGTGGTCAG GTACAGGTCGGTGTGGCCACTTTCCCTGCTGGCCCTGAAGTCTACAGCCTGTGCCCTGGCCTTTACCCGGACACCTGGGTTTCAGACTCCTTCGGAGTTCCTGGAGAACCCCAGCCAGAGCTCCCGGCTGACAGCTCCCTTCCGGAAACACGTCAGGGCCAAGAAGCAGCATGAGATCCGGAGGCTGGGGGAG GGCCATCTCTCCCGGTTCAtgtccctggggctggggctgctggtgaAGAGCATTGAGGGGGACCAGAGGCTGGTGCAGAGAGCCCAGCGCCTGGACCAGGAGCTCCTGCAGgctctggagaaggaagagaagaggcacCCACAG GTGGTCCGAGCCAGCCCTCGATACTCCCCACACCATGTGGTTAGGTGGGTAGAGCCTACGGCTCTGTGTGAAGAGCTTCTGCTTCCCTTGGACACCTCACCTCAGAGCAGGGCCCGTTTGCTGCTGACAGGCCTGCATGCCTGCGGGGATCTGAGCGTTACCTTGCTGAGGCACTTCTCCTGTCCTCAAGTGGTGGCCCTGGCTTCAGTGGGCTGCTGCTACATGAAGTTGAGTGACCCTGGTGGCTACCCACTGAGTCAATGGGTGGCTGGGCTGCCCGGCCACGAGCTGCCTTACAGGCTGCGGGAAGGAGCCTGCCACGCCCTGGAGGAGTATGCAGAGCGGCTGCAGAAATCAGGCCCTGGCCTCCGAACCCACTGCTACCGGGCAGCACTGGAGACCGTCATCCGGGGTGCCCAGCCCGAGCTGCGTCGGCCAGGCGTGCAGGGGATCCCCAGGGTCCACGAGCTGAAGATTGAAGA ATACGTGCGGCAGGGACTCCGGCGGGTGGGGCTGGATCCTCAGCTGCCACTGAATCTGGCTGCCCTTCAGGCCCACCAGGCCCAGGAGAACCGAGTGGTGGCCTTCTTCAGCCTGGCCTTGCTTCTGGCCCCACTGGTAGAGACACTGATTCTGCTGGACCGGCTGCTCTATGTTCAGGAGCAGG GCTTCTATGCTGAGCTCCTGCCGATCTTCAGTCCTGCACTCTCACCCAGAAACCTGGTTCTGGTGGCTACCAAGAGGCCCCTGGGTGAAGCCTTCTCTCTTCTGGAGATGGAAGACAGCTGA
- the METTL25B gene encoding methyltransferase-like protein 25B isoform X6, with translation MAGSAGWTEPTTAGHAAAGDAWGRGSGQTPSEFLENPSQSSRLTAPFRKHVRAKKQHEIRRLGELVKKLSDLTGCTQVVDIGSGQGHLSRFMSLGLGLLVKSIEGDQRLVQRAQRLDQELLQALEKEEKRHPQVVRASPRYSPHHVVRWVEPTALCEELLLPLDTSPQSRARLLLTGLHACGDLSVTLLRHFSCPQVVALASVGCCYMKLSDPGGYPLSQWVAGLPGHELPYRLREGACHALEEYAERLQKSGPGLRTHCYRAALETVIRGAQPELRRPGVQGIPRVHELKIEEYVRQGLRRVGLDPQLPLNLAALQAHQAQENRVVAFFSLALLLAPLVETLILLDRLLYVQEQGFYAELLPIFSPALSPRNLVLVATKRPLGEAFSLLEMEDS, from the exons ATGGCAGGAAGCGCTGGATGGACTGAACCCACCACAGCTGGCCATGCAGCtgctggggatgcctggggaaGGGGAAGTGGTCAG ACTCCTTCGGAGTTCCTGGAGAACCCCAGCCAGAGCTCCCGGCTGACAGCTCCCTTCCGGAAACACGTCAGGGCCAAGAAGCAGCATGAGATCCGGAGGCTGGGGGAG CTGGTGAAGAAGCTGAGTGACCTCACGGGCTGCACCCAGGTTGTGGATATAGGTTCAGGCCAG GGCCATCTCTCCCGGTTCAtgtccctggggctggggctgctggtgaAGAGCATTGAGGGGGACCAGAGGCTGGTGCAGAGAGCCCAGCGCCTGGACCAGGAGCTCCTGCAGgctctggagaaggaagagaagaggcacCCACAG GTGGTCCGAGCCAGCCCTCGATACTCCCCACACCATGTGGTTAGGTGGGTAGAGCCTACGGCTCTGTGTGAAGAGCTTCTGCTTCCCTTGGACACCTCACCTCAGAGCAGGGCCCGTTTGCTGCTGACAGGCCTGCATGCCTGCGGGGATCTGAGCGTTACCTTGCTGAGGCACTTCTCCTGTCCTCAAGTGGTGGCCCTGGCTTCAGTGGGCTGCTGCTACATGAAGTTGAGTGACCCTGGTGGCTACCCACTGAGTCAATGGGTGGCTGGGCTGCCCGGCCACGAGCTGCCTTACAGGCTGCGGGAAGGAGCCTGCCACGCCCTGGAGGAGTATGCAGAGCGGCTGCAGAAATCAGGCCCTGGCCTCCGAACCCACTGCTACCGGGCAGCACTGGAGACCGTCATCCGGGGTGCCCAGCCCGAGCTGCGTCGGCCAGGCGTGCAGGGGATCCCCAGGGTCCACGAGCTGAAGATTGAAGA ATACGTGCGGCAGGGACTCCGGCGGGTGGGGCTGGATCCTCAGCTGCCACTGAATCTGGCTGCCCTTCAGGCCCACCAGGCCCAGGAGAACCGAGTGGTGGCCTTCTTCAGCCTGGCCTTGCTTCTGGCCCCACTGGTAGAGACACTGATTCTGCTGGACCGGCTGCTCTATGTTCAGGAGCAGG GCTTCTATGCTGAGCTCCTGCCGATCTTCAGTCCTGCACTCTCACCCAGAAACCTGGTTCTGGTGGCTACCAAGAGGCCCCTGGGTGAAGCCTTCTCTCTTCTGGAGATGGAAGACAGCTGA
- the ISG20L2 gene encoding interferon-stimulated 20 kDa exonuclease-like 2, with product MSTLLLNLDFGEPPPKKALEGNAKHRKFVKKRRLLERRGFLNKKNQPPSKTPKQHSEPMKKGETPKVDGTWKVSPLPKKKAVASSSGPEQSLDKKTAVPWLTPAPSQKAGSALAKVDLLGEFQSALPKIRSHPTRPHKKGPQKNPTQKNAPQNSIQSHSDNKCSGTTQKTPKKMVAIDCEMVGTGPKGHVSSLARCSIVNYHGDVLYDEYILPPCHIVDYRTRWSGIRKQHMVNATPFKVARGQILKILTGKIVVGHAIHNDFKALQYFHPKSLTRDTSHIPPLNRKADCPENATMSLKSLTKKLLNRDIQVGKSGHSSVEDAQATMELYKLVEVEWEQHLAQNPPKD from the exons ATGTCTACCCTGCTTCTCAATCTGGATTTTGGGGAACCTCCCCCTAAAAAAGCCTTAGAGGGGAATGCCAAGCATCGAAAATTCGTCAAGAAGCGGCGGCTCTTGGAACGGAGGGGCTTTCTGAATAAGAAGAACCAGCCCCCGAGCAAGACACCAAAGCAACATTCAGAACCTATGAAGAAAGGGGAGACTCCTAAGGTGGATGGCACTTGGAAGGTTTCTCCCCTTCCAAAAAAGAAGGCCGTTGCCTCCAGCAGTGGACCAGAGCAGTCCCTGGACAAGAAGACTGCAGTGCCGTGGCTGACACCTGCCCCTTCACAGAAGGCTGGCTCTGCTTTGGCTAAAGTAGATTTGCTGGGGGAGTTCCAGAGTGCCCTTCCAAAGATTAGGAGCCACCCAACTCGCCCCCACAAGAAGGGCCCCCAGAAGAATCCTACTCAGAAGAATGCCCCACAGAATTCCATCCAGTCTCATTCAGACAATAAGTGCTCCGGAACAACCCAGAAAACACCGAAGAAGATGGTGGCCATTGACTGTGAAATGGTGGGCACGGGACCCAAGGGGCATGTCAGTTCCCTGGCTCGATGTAGCATTGTCAACTACCATGGAGATGTGCTCTATGACGAATACATCCTTCCGCCCTGCCACATCGTGGACTACCGGACTAGGTGGAGTGGCATCCGGAAGCAGCACATGGTGAATGCTACACCCTTCAAGGTTGCACGGGGCCAG ATCTTGAAGATACTCACAGGGAAGATAGTGGTGGGCCATGCCATCCACAACGACTTCAAAGCCCTTCAGTACTTCCACCCCAAGTCCCTCACCCGTGACACCTCCCACATTCCCCCCCTCAACCGGAAGGCTGACTGCCCAGAGAATGCCACTATGTCTCTGAAGAGTCTCACCAAGAAGCTTCTAAACCGGGACATCCAG GTTGGGAAAAGTGGACATTCCTCCGTGGAAGATGCTCAGGCCACCATGGAGCTGTACAAGTTGGTTGAAGTCGAGTGGGAACAGCACCTGGCCCAGAATCCCCCAAAGGACTAA
- the METTL25B gene encoding methyltransferase-like protein 25B isoform X2, producing MRGEGRAGTPRLASVTCCAVLRPPGAPPPRGVATCDVRGASRLPRLPTAREGSPRGDWLRRSLRSARPAPDAAACPRDARRLGARPLSGAEEAAGCEPHPRAGALPLHRGRLHHRILYRQLVGHTPLLMAGSAGWTEPTTAGHAAAGDAWGRGSGQTPSEFLENPSQSSRLTAPFRKHVRAKKQHEIRRLGEGHLSRFMSLGLGLLVKSIEGDQRLVQRAQRLDQELLQALEKEEKRHPQVVRASPRYSPHHVVRWVEPTALCEELLLPLDTSPQSRARLLLTGLHACGDLSVTLLRHFSCPQVVALASVGCCYMKLSDPGGYPLSQWVAGLPGHELPYRLREGACHALEEYAERLQKSGPGLRTHCYRAALETVIRGAQPELRRPGVQGIPRVHELKIEEYVRQGLRRVGLDPQLPLNLAALQAHQAQENRVVAFFSLALLLAPLVETLILLDRLLYVQEQGFYAELLPIFSPALSPRNLVLVATKRPLGEAFSLLEMEDS from the exons ATGCGCGGGGAGGGGCGAGCCGGGACGCCGCGTCTCGCCTCTGTGACGTGCTGCGCGGTGCTCCGCCCCCCGGGGGCGCCCCCTCCGCGCGGCGTCGCGACCTGTGACGTCAGGGGCGCGTCCCGTCTTCCGCGCCTGCCGACTGCTAGGGAAGGGTCCCCGCGTGGGGACTGGCTCCGGCGCTCTCTCCGCTCAGCGCGCCCCGCTCCCGACGCCGCCGCCTGCCCCCGGGATGCCCGGCGTCTCGGCGCGCGGCCTCTCTCTGGAGCAGAGGAGGCAGCTGGCTGTGAACCTCACCCGCGTGCTGGCGCGCTACCGCTCCATCGTGGACGCCTACATCATC GAATTCTTTACAGACAACTTGTGGGGCACACTCCCTTGCTCATGGCAGGAAGCGCTGGATGGACTGAACCCACCACAGCTGGCCATGCAGCtgctggggatgcctggggaaGGGGAAGTGGTCAG ACTCCTTCGGAGTTCCTGGAGAACCCCAGCCAGAGCTCCCGGCTGACAGCTCCCTTCCGGAAACACGTCAGGGCCAAGAAGCAGCATGAGATCCGGAGGCTGGGGGAG GGCCATCTCTCCCGGTTCAtgtccctggggctggggctgctggtgaAGAGCATTGAGGGGGACCAGAGGCTGGTGCAGAGAGCCCAGCGCCTGGACCAGGAGCTCCTGCAGgctctggagaaggaagagaagaggcacCCACAG GTGGTCCGAGCCAGCCCTCGATACTCCCCACACCATGTGGTTAGGTGGGTAGAGCCTACGGCTCTGTGTGAAGAGCTTCTGCTTCCCTTGGACACCTCACCTCAGAGCAGGGCCCGTTTGCTGCTGACAGGCCTGCATGCCTGCGGGGATCTGAGCGTTACCTTGCTGAGGCACTTCTCCTGTCCTCAAGTGGTGGCCCTGGCTTCAGTGGGCTGCTGCTACATGAAGTTGAGTGACCCTGGTGGCTACCCACTGAGTCAATGGGTGGCTGGGCTGCCCGGCCACGAGCTGCCTTACAGGCTGCGGGAAGGAGCCTGCCACGCCCTGGAGGAGTATGCAGAGCGGCTGCAGAAATCAGGCCCTGGCCTCCGAACCCACTGCTACCGGGCAGCACTGGAGACCGTCATCCGGGGTGCCCAGCCCGAGCTGCGTCGGCCAGGCGTGCAGGGGATCCCCAGGGTCCACGAGCTGAAGATTGAAGA ATACGTGCGGCAGGGACTCCGGCGGGTGGGGCTGGATCCTCAGCTGCCACTGAATCTGGCTGCCCTTCAGGCCCACCAGGCCCAGGAGAACCGAGTGGTGGCCTTCTTCAGCCTGGCCTTGCTTCTGGCCCCACTGGTAGAGACACTGATTCTGCTGGACCGGCTGCTCTATGTTCAGGAGCAGG GCTTCTATGCTGAGCTCCTGCCGATCTTCAGTCCTGCACTCTCACCCAGAAACCTGGTTCTGGTGGCTACCAAGAGGCCCCTGGGTGAAGCCTTCTCTCTTCTGGAGATGGAAGACAGCTGA
- the METTL25B gene encoding methyltransferase-like protein 25B isoform X3, which produces MPGVSARGLSLEQRRQLAVNLTRVLARYRSIVDAYIIEFFTDNLWGTLPCSWQEALDGLNPPQLAMQLLGMPGEGEVVRYRSVWPLSLLALKSTACALAFTRTPGFQTPSEFLENPSQSSRLTAPFRKHVRAKKQHEIRRLGELVKKLSDLTGCTQVVDIGSGQGHLSRFMSLGLGLLVKSIEGDQRLVQRAQRLDQELLQALEKEEKRHPQVVRASPRYSPHHVVRWVEPTALCEELLLPLDTSPQSRARLLLTGLHACGDLSVTLLRHFSCPQVVALASVGCCYMKLSDPGGYPLSQWVAGLPGHELPYRLREGACHALEEYAERLQKSGPGLRTHCYRAALETVIRGAQPELRRPGVQGIPRVHELKIEEYVRQGLRRVGLDPQLPLNLAALQAHQAQENRVVAFFSLALLLAPLVETLILLDRLLYVQEQGFYAELLPIFSPALSPRNLVLVATKRPLGEAFSLLEMEDS; this is translated from the exons ATGCCCGGCGTCTCGGCGCGCGGCCTCTCTCTGGAGCAGAGGAGGCAGCTGGCTGTGAACCTCACCCGCGTGCTGGCGCGCTACCGCTCCATCGTGGACGCCTACATCATC GAATTCTTTACAGACAACTTGTGGGGCACACTCCCTTGCTCATGGCAGGAAGCGCTGGATGGACTGAACCCACCACAGCTGGCCATGCAGCtgctggggatgcctggggaaGGGGAAGTGGTCAG GTACAGGTCGGTGTGGCCACTTTCCCTGCTGGCCCTGAAGTCTACAGCCTGTGCCCTGGCCTTTACCCGGACACCTGGGTTTCAGACTCCTTCGGAGTTCCTGGAGAACCCCAGCCAGAGCTCCCGGCTGACAGCTCCCTTCCGGAAACACGTCAGGGCCAAGAAGCAGCATGAGATCCGGAGGCTGGGGGAG CTGGTGAAGAAGCTGAGTGACCTCACGGGCTGCACCCAGGTTGTGGATATAGGTTCAGGCCAG GGCCATCTCTCCCGGTTCAtgtccctggggctggggctgctggtgaAGAGCATTGAGGGGGACCAGAGGCTGGTGCAGAGAGCCCAGCGCCTGGACCAGGAGCTCCTGCAGgctctggagaaggaagagaagaggcacCCACAG GTGGTCCGAGCCAGCCCTCGATACTCCCCACACCATGTGGTTAGGTGGGTAGAGCCTACGGCTCTGTGTGAAGAGCTTCTGCTTCCCTTGGACACCTCACCTCAGAGCAGGGCCCGTTTGCTGCTGACAGGCCTGCATGCCTGCGGGGATCTGAGCGTTACCTTGCTGAGGCACTTCTCCTGTCCTCAAGTGGTGGCCCTGGCTTCAGTGGGCTGCTGCTACATGAAGTTGAGTGACCCTGGTGGCTACCCACTGAGTCAATGGGTGGCTGGGCTGCCCGGCCACGAGCTGCCTTACAGGCTGCGGGAAGGAGCCTGCCACGCCCTGGAGGAGTATGCAGAGCGGCTGCAGAAATCAGGCCCTGGCCTCCGAACCCACTGCTACCGGGCAGCACTGGAGACCGTCATCCGGGGTGCCCAGCCCGAGCTGCGTCGGCCAGGCGTGCAGGGGATCCCCAGGGTCCACGAGCTGAAGATTGAAGA ATACGTGCGGCAGGGACTCCGGCGGGTGGGGCTGGATCCTCAGCTGCCACTGAATCTGGCTGCCCTTCAGGCCCACCAGGCCCAGGAGAACCGAGTGGTGGCCTTCTTCAGCCTGGCCTTGCTTCTGGCCCCACTGGTAGAGACACTGATTCTGCTGGACCGGCTGCTCTATGTTCAGGAGCAGG GCTTCTATGCTGAGCTCCTGCCGATCTTCAGTCCTGCACTCTCACCCAGAAACCTGGTTCTGGTGGCTACCAAGAGGCCCCTGGGTGAAGCCTTCTCTCTTCTGGAGATGGAAGACAGCTGA